The Kosmotoga arenicorallina S304 genome has a segment encoding these proteins:
- a CDS encoding GNAT family N-acetyltransferase, with product MKKLSYNESKKLLPFLSSEKEFNLFIIGDIENTDPNADYMEIFVDGELEQPKGVLMRYYRFFVIYSPDEMDFKSAAKIIRDFGQAMVLSGKTSCIDKISPYLKDMTKEESKMHFAVLKEPNLDNCNLPVRRASVEDARGLLDLLNSIEEFHVTDEESFNESLKKGTTRRYVIEKDGKIVSTAASTAETSDLAMIIGVATLKEYRNQGLASCVVSKLCSDLLSEGKTPCLFYDNPKAGKIYQRLGFREIGTWKMLRFD from the coding sequence ATGAAAAAGCTTTCTTATAACGAGTCAAAAAAGCTTTTACCCTTTCTTTCCAGCGAGAAAGAATTCAACCTTTTCATTATTGGAGACATAGAAAATACAGACCCCAATGCCGATTATATGGAGATCTTCGTAGATGGAGAATTAGAACAACCAAAAGGAGTGCTCATGAGGTATTACAGGTTCTTTGTTATCTATTCACCGGATGAAATGGACTTTAAATCTGCTGCGAAAATAATCAGAGATTTTGGGCAGGCAATGGTCTTAAGCGGCAAAACAAGTTGCATAGATAAAATATCCCCATATTTGAAAGATATGACAAAAGAAGAATCCAAAATGCACTTTGCAGTGCTCAAAGAGCCAAATCTGGATAACTGCAACCTTCCTGTAAGAAGGGCATCAGTCGAAGATGCCAGAGGGTTGCTTGATTTGCTGAACTCAATTGAAGAGTTTCACGTGACAGATGAAGAATCATTTAACGAATCTTTGAAAAAGGGCACCACAAGGCGGTATGTTATCGAAAAAGATGGAAAAATCGTCTCCACGGCAGCGAGCACCGCTGAGACATCTGACCTTGCGATGATCATAGGTGTTGCCACTTTAAAAGAATACAGAAACCAGGGACTCGCTTCTTGCGTTGTTTCGAAGCTCTGTTCAGACTTGCTTTCCGAAGGAAAGACCCCCTGTCTTTTTTACGACAATCCAAAAGCCGGGAAAATCTACCAGCGATTGGGGTTTCGTGAAATTGGAACATGGAAAATGCTTCGGTTTGATTGA